In Bufo gargarizans isolate SCDJY-AF-19 chromosome 5, ASM1485885v1, whole genome shotgun sequence, the following are encoded in one genomic region:
- the LOC122938953 gene encoding enoyl-CoA delta isomerase 2-like: MAEFQHPPKSTGFVSKGNQNVHLEPRMVSSKPIPKYETIQVVYQDKITKIVLNRPKKKNAFSVEMYQEVCTALDDAGEDDSVLTVVTGQGDYFSSGNDLSNALRPLTGSPEEMMKGGSGTVRDLIGKIIDFPKPLVAMVNGPAVGIATTILGLFDLVYASDKATFNTPFSKLALYPEGCSSYTFPKIMGLSKAIEVLVFNKILTAQEAYHVGFVAEVFPDSTFQQEVWSRLTVYATLPKNCLALSKQLIRNLEKEKLHEVCDKEMEAIAKGYFSEEAKSAIQNFFQRKAKL; encoded by the exons GGAAATCAGAATGTCCACCTGGAACCACGTATGGTATCTTCTAAGCCTATACCAAAATATGAAACTATTCAAGTTGTCTACCAAGATAAAATCACTAAAATAGTGCTGAATAggccaaagaaaaaaaatgcttttagtgTTGAG ATGTACCAAGAAGTGTGTACTGCACTGGATGATGCTGGAGAAGATGATTCTGTATTAACAGTAGTAACAG ggCAAGGAGACTACTTTAGCAGTGGCAATGACTTGAGTAATGCTCTTCGGCCTCTCACAGGAAGTCCTGAAGAGATGATGAAAGGAGGATCCGGGACAGTAAG GGATTTGATTGGTAAAATCATTGATTTTCCGAAACCTCTTGTAGCCATGGTAAATGGGCCTGCAGTTGGGATTGCCACAACTATTCTTGGCCTGTTTGACCTTGTGTATGCTTCTGATAAG GCCACATTTAATACACCATTTAGCAAGTTGGCATTATATCCCGAGGGATGTTCTTCTTATACATTCCCTAAGATTATGGGTTTGTCAAAG GCTATTGAGGTACTAGTTTTCAACAAAATATTGACTGCTCAAGAAGCTTATCATGTAGGCTTCGTGGCTGAAGTCTTCCCTGACTCTACATTCCAGCAGGAAGTTTGGTCCAGACTGACAGTTTATGCCACTTTGCCAAAAAAT TGCTTGGCCCTGTCCAAACAACTGATTCGCAATTTAGAGAAAGAGAAACTTCATGAAGTTTGTGATAAGGAGATGGAAGCTATTGCTAAAGGATATTTTTCAGAAGAAGCCAAAAgcgctatacaaaattttttccAAAGGAAAGCAAAGCTGTGA